The following are encoded in a window of Haliotis asinina isolate JCU_RB_2024 chromosome 14, JCU_Hal_asi_v2, whole genome shotgun sequence genomic DNA:
- the LOC137261349 gene encoding N-acetylglucosamine-6-sulfatase-like: MAASRTGSVAFFVILQFILITVHGKSPNIVFVLTDDQDVTIGGQTPMVKTKKLVGDQGIIFNNMFVTSPLCCPSRSSIFTGKFVHNHGAKNNSITGGCSSTTWQTTQEKTAFPTHLKQQGYTSFFAGKYLNDYGLKGAGGVQHVPPGWDWWNGLVGNSVYYNYTLSINGTAQEHGQSYKSDYLTDLIHRQAMGFLQEQDKDSTPFFMMLSTPACHAPFTPAPQYSQNFSDHTAPRNGSFNKHGNNKHWLIEQAKTPMPNDTIANIDNTFRNRWRTLLSVEDMVEDVVTTLDKKGLLDNTYIFFSSDNGFHLGQFSMPWDKRQLYDFDIRVPLMVRGPGIKAGQVRDDVALNIDLAPTFIELTGSQVPDDIDGLSLVPILEKPANKSDPTFRTKFLVEHYGESEPEIPFCPQYKGQGLSICSHHCVCEDSTNNTYACVVEMLQTTHYKYCMMQDTVNFVEVYDLVKDPLEMTNIVKSAAPSLISQFSADLATMSQCKGKDCRKLQKT; this comes from the exons ATGGCGGCTTCCAGAACGGGAAGCGTTGCATTTTTTGTGATCCTACAGTTCATCTTGATCACGGTTCATGGGAAGTCCCCGAATATTGTGTTTGTCCTGACAGATGATCAAGATGTGACAATTGGTGGACAG ACACCCATGGTAAAAACAAAGAAATTGGTCGGAGACCAAGGAATTATATTCAACAACATG TTTGTGACAAGTCCGCTATGCTGCCCAAGTCGTTCCAGCATTTTCACGGGAAAATTTGTCCACAATCATGGTGCCAAAAACAACAGCATCACTGGCGGCTGTAGCAGCACAACGTGGCAGACCACACAGGAGAAGACAGCGTTCCCCACTCACCTCAAGCAGCAAGGATACACCAGTTTCTTTGCAGGAAAATATCTAAATGAT tatggacTAAAGGGAGCTGGTGGCGTGCAGCATGTGCCCCCAGGATGGGACTGGTGGAATGGtctg GTTGGCAACTCTGTGTACTACAATTACACACTGTCAATAAACGGAACTGCCCAGGAGCATGGACAGAGCTACAAGAGTGACTATCTCACTGACCTCATT CACCGACAAGCAATGGGATTCCTCCAGGAGCAAGACAAGGACTCAACGCCGTTCTTCATGATGTTGTCTACTCCTGCCTGTCATGCCCCTTTCACCCCAGCCCCCCAGTACAGTCAGAACTTCTCTGATCACACTGCCCCCAGGAATGGCAGTTTTAACAAACATGGGAAT AACAAGCACTGGTTGATTGAGCAGGCGAAAACACCCATGCCCAATGACACAATTGCCAACATCGACAATACATTCCGGAACAG GTGGAGGACGTTGTTGTCAGTTGAGGACATGGTGGAGGACGTGGTGACCACCCTGGACAAGAAGGGGCTGTTGGACAACACCTACATATTCTTCTCCTCAGACAATGGCTTTCATCTTG GGCAGTTTTCAATGCCATGGGACAAGCGCCAGCTATATGACTTTGACATCCGGGTTCCACTGATGGTGCGAGGTCCAGGAATCAAGGCAGGTCAAGTCAGAGAT GATGTGGCTCTGAACATTGACTTGGCCCCGACTTTCATTGAACTGACTGGCAGTCAAGTTCCCGATGATATTGATGGCTTGTCCCTTGTTCCAATTTTGGAAAAACCTGCAAACAAGTCTGACCCAACTTTCAGGACAAAGTTCCTTGTGGAACATTATGGGGAATCAGAACCTGAAATCCCATTCTGCCCCCAGTACAAAGGTCAAGGCCTCTCA ATATGCAGCCACCACTGTGTGTGCGAGGACTCGACCAACAACACGTATGCCTGTGTGGTGGAGATGTTGCAGACAACGCACTACAAATATTGCATGATGCAGGACACTGTG AATTTTGTAGAAGTTTATGACCTGGTGAAGGATCCTTTAGAGATGACCAACATCGTGAAGTCAGCTGCTCCAAGTCTTATTTCACAATTCAGTGCAGATCTTGCCACTATGTCCCAGTGCAAGGGAAAAGACTGTCGCAAGTTGCAAAAGACTTGA